The Pseudomonas alkylphenolica genomic sequence GCCAGCCCCGCCAATCGCTTGAACACCTGCTGCTCAAGGTTGGCGATCTGCGTCTCGACATCCTGCGCTTTACCCGACTGGCCAAGCACGGCGTTGATCTGCACCAGGTTGCCCAGGGTTTCCAGGTCGCCACGCAAGGCCAGGCTGTCGGCCAGCAGCTCAAGGCTCTGCAGCTCGACCCGGGTGGCATGAAACTGCGCATAGGAATCGCGGACCAGATAAAAGTTGGTCACCAGCATGGGCAGGAAAAACAGGATACTAATCAGGCTGAATTTCATGCCGAAGCTCAACCGATTCATCAGCGCGATGGCCGGATACAACAGGCTCTTCACGGGTAGTCCCCTCCGATTCTTATTGTTCTGCGCGCACAATGGCACTAGGCCACTGATGATTATCACCAGTACCTGTATAACGCATATCGGAAAGGGGTTTTGTAACTTAAGGTTAAAAACCTGCGATTGTCCGGTGGGAGCGGGCTTGCCCCGCGATTGCGGTCTATCAGCCACACCGCATCGCGGGGCAAGCCCGCTCCCACCCGGTTAAGCCAGTTGTGCCACCGGGGGATCAGCCCAGTACGGTCCACAAGGCAAAACAGGCATACCAGAGCACTGCCGAGCGCAGCAGCAGCTCCCACAGCGAGTCCAGCCCGACCAGCCCCTCCGGGCCCGCTGGCGCCCCCTTGGGCATATCTCCAGCAACATGACCGACGGCGGCGATCAGCCTCGGCGCACTGATGTTCCAGTGCAACAGCTCATGCAGCATCACCCGGCTGACCGCGACAAAATTGCCGACCAGCGCAAAGCTCACCCCCAGCATCCGCACCGGTGCCCAGTCAAAGGCATGGCGCAATTGCCCGGCACGCTCGCGCAGCGCTGGAGCATGGGCATGCTCGGCAGTCAGCGCGAGCAAGCGGTAGGCCAGCGCCGCGGCCGGTCCCAGCAGGACATACCAGAAAATCACCGCAAAGAAGCTTTGGTAGGCTTGCCACAGCAAGTGGCCCTGAACCCGTTCGAGCAGCGATGAGGCATCGTCTCCGCTAACGCCCAGGTCGCGCTCGGCGACATGCACTGCGGCCTGCTCGTCACCCCGTCGCCAGGCATCGCGAAATGGTCCGAGGGAAGCTTTTACATCACCTCGTCCCAGGCTGTAGATCAGCACCAACAGGTGCAGCGGCAGTGCCAACAGGCCATAGGCAACCGGTTCCAGCACCTGAAGCAGCAAAGCCAGCACGATCACCGGCAACAACACCAGGATCGACAACACCCACCACGGGTGGCCCTTACCGTTGCGCTCCAGGCGCGCAAGTTCGGTGCGAAAGAAACCATCGCGTTGCAGTCGCTGGCGCAGTGCCGAGAACTTCTCGACCCACAGCACCAGTAACAACACCAGAAAACTCATGATCTGTCCTCGTTGTCCTTGAGGGCCGCACGGTAGCGCGGCCAGTCGAAAGCCGGGCCCGGGTCAGTCTTGCGCCCCGGGGCGATATCGCTGTGGCCTTGAATTCGCTGTGCATCGATAGCCGGCCAGGCCGCCTGGATCTGCCGGGTCAGGCCCTGCAGCGCCTGATACTGAGCATCGGTGAAAGGCAGCTCGTCGGTGCCTTCCAGTTCGATACCGATGGAGAAGTCGTTGCACGCCTCGCGCCCGGCAAAGCAGGACACTCCGGCATGCCAGGCACGGTCCAGACAGGAGACAAACTGGGTGACCTTGCCGTCACGCTCGATCAGAAAATGCGCGGAGACGCGCAGATGCTTGATCCCTTCGAAGTAGGGGTGTTCGCTGGGGTCCAGGCGGTTCTGGAAGAACGCCTGGACCTTGCCGGTGGCAAACTGCGCCGGTGGCAGGCTGATGTTGTGAATCACCAACAGGGAGATAACCTCACCTTCGGCGCGGGCATTGAAATTCGGCGAAGGGCAATGGGTGATACCGGCGAACCAGCCTGTAGCGCGGTCCAGTTGCATAGAAGATCCTGAGGCACAAGAGCACGACCCCAGTATGCCCCGAGGCGTGACGGGATGCATCGTTAAAACGTGTGGTAATCCAGCGGGCCGGGCCCGACTGCAGAAAAAAGTACATAGCGTATTATTTGCCAAATTCAAGACACTCGCCAACACCGGCTGCCCTATAATCGCGGGCACTTAGCTTGTGGAGCCTGCCATGCCGAATTTACGCCTCGCCGACCTGACCGCCGAAATCGAAGCCAACGTGCGCCGTGCGCTGCTTGAAG encodes the following:
- the ampD gene encoding 1,6-anhydro-N-acetylmuramyl-L-alanine amidase AmpD, which translates into the protein MQLDRATGWFAGITHCPSPNFNARAEGEVISLLVIHNISLPPAQFATGKVQAFFQNRLDPSEHPYFEGIKHLRVSAHFLIERDGKVTQFVSCLDRAWHAGVSCFAGREACNDFSIGIELEGTDELPFTDAQYQALQGLTRQIQAAWPAIDAQRIQGHSDIAPGRKTDPGPAFDWPRYRAALKDNEDRS
- the ampE gene encoding regulatory signaling modulator protein AmpE, producing MSFLVLLLVLWVEKFSALRQRLQRDGFFRTELARLERNGKGHPWWVLSILVLLPVIVLALLLQVLEPVAYGLLALPLHLLVLIYSLGRGDVKASLGPFRDAWRRGDEQAAVHVAERDLGVSGDDASSLLERVQGHLLWQAYQSFFAVIFWYVLLGPAAALAYRLLALTAEHAHAPALRERAGQLRHAFDWAPVRMLGVSFALVGNFVAVSRVMLHELLHWNISAPRLIAAVGHVAGDMPKGAPAGPEGLVGLDSLWELLLRSAVLWYACFALWTVLG